tatgaagcttttaAGTTCAAAAAATAGGTCAAAagttgtgtgtgaaaaaggtaccttttcgcaaatccggtcacatatggtgtaGTACCATCTGTGCCCATAACCATCCAACAGCCAGAATTTACTAATGAAACTTGCTTATTCTGTATAGCTTGATAAGCTAGTCCAAGTTGGCTATTTGGTGGTCTGTTAGTTGTCACATCAGCAGCATTTCTATTCTCATATCCGGTCTCTGTAGAGCTGGTTTCATTGCCATTATTCAATTGACAATAAATGTCACCCTTAGCTCTAGCTACAATCTCATCTGGGTTAACCACTTTCGGTAAAATAGGCATCAATGAGGGATCTCGTTGACAAAACAAAAACTCGTCTTTCAGTTGCCACGAACCACATTGATGTGAACCTCGCACAATTTCCCGGTGATAATAACAGCACATTTGAAATAATGAGTAACAAATAATATCAAGTGGCACTTGCTTCCAGTTCTGAAGTCTGTGCAGCACAGCATTCATGGATTCTGATGCATTATTGGTAATTCCATTGTGTGGGTTCACTACACCAGCAGATTTTAGTACCCATATTGACGAAGTCTCTTTGAAAATGGGCAGCAGATTTTTCTCAAAATAGTTACGAACTAATGCTTTGGATTGAAAAGGACCTTCCATTTTAAATTCATCCCAACAATTATCAAATTCTGTTTCTGTGGTTTGTTGCATCAATTCCTTCAGTACATTAGCAAAGTAGCTTATTTCACCAGCATTACAATTGGCTTTTGTTTGAGGTAATAGTGAAGATCTTGTTCTAGGTGGTTCCAGCAATAAACTTGTTGGGCTAGTGGGAACACTGATGAGAAATTGAATTCTCTGTCTGATACAATTATTATCCTTTTTGAAGCTAAAATTGGAGACAACTGACGAATTGCTTCCATGAACTGCATATGGTCTACTTGGTAGCGTCTGGTATGGACTAGAAATCCGAATGGCAGAACAGGAGAGTTTTTAAACATTGTGTGTTTGAAGATAAGGGTCGACAAGTAGAAATCACCCATATTAAACACAGTGTCATAATGAAGCGTCACAGGTTCTGTGGATAATTTCAAAGCAGTTTCTAGCTCTTCGATTATTGGCTGTCCAATCATTTGGACAATTACATTAGGGTGCACAGAGAATTTTCGTATGAAATCAAGGGGTTCACCTTTTCGATTGTTAAACTTTAGTTGATGACACAAGTGGTACGTGTTAAACATTGCATCATGGGATAGTCTGGTATGTCTATCCACTTCCTTACGAAAATTTCTAACTTGATTTTGATCTCTAGGTGTGAGCACTGCATGTCGAGGTCCACCGCTGCTTTCATTGACTAATTCTTGATAAACAGTTCGATGTGGCTTCATTGAATCTTTCTGTAATATCTAAAAAGCATATTGCATATGATCATACGCACGTTTTGTCTTTAAATCAAATCTCACCACTCAAATAACATTTGCATTCTATAACATAGGCCATTCAAATTTGTAAAAGTACTGGAATTTCATGACATAACCTTCTTGCAGAAAATTTATGTGTCATAAaaggtaggcaaattttatatgTCCATGTTGCCTCCTTTATAGGTTtggtaacatatacatataccaaACCTataaggtatatagctattgataggtatagctatataccttatCAATTATACTATGCACATTACACTCAGACGGTCTTTACAATGCAAACTACTATAGCTTATAAATGTGAGTTGATTCACAAGACTTTTTTTGCTCACCTTATCCTTCAAATGTGGTGCTGATCTCACAAAAGACTTGGAATTATTCTTACTGTTCCGATGGCTAAATCCTTGATATAAGGTGTCATCCCCAACGTAGTGTAGCATAAAATGTTGCCCGATACCCCAGAACTCAAATCTTCTGAATCGGTTATCACCCTTTTTATCCACAGAATCAAGATCAATGGTACTACTTTTTTTCTTGAATTCACATCCTCCATGTTTGACACTGTAAGATCCTACATGTACCCATCTGTATTGATCGCACCTATAATAATTGCAATGTACAATTTATTTAATTACTGTATGACTCTAGAAATATAGTTATGTAAACTTGTTTTGTTAAACTGAgacaagctagctagctatattgtaacTATACTCTTTAATATCTAGACCTAACCTTAGCTTTTTCTTCTCTTGTTCCCATTTGTCCGAATCAGGCCCGAGGTTGTAGATATACAAGCTGCCGCCTTTTGGCTGAACAGGAGGATCTACACTAATCTGTAGCTTTCCACTGATAGCTTTCGAGAAGTAATTATGCGCCTCCGCAGATGTCAAGTTATTGACAGCGTCTTCTACTGCAGGAACACATAGCACATCTTCCTCCATTGTGCATGCGCGGCCGCACTATAGCTACGTGCAACTCTATACTTGCAACGctatacttgcaaaatcacgCCTGCCGTTCGTAGCAAGTGAGAGATTTAGTTTGCACGTGATTACAAGTGAGATATTTAGGAGAAGTCGCACGTGATCTCCCGGTTCCTGATTTTACCAAGCAATctcccgctcccctcccggttttaccaattcCCATAGTGCAAACGCTCTATCGATGTgcagttttaatttatttatactgCCCTCATAAATATTCCATCACCCATCAAAAATTAATTGTGCGACTCATTGTAATTTCAACACCTggcacacaaaaaaattacactGTATCTACCAAAATACTGTACTATTTTGACACTAATACTACACCATAATAATCATAGATTTTTTTTCAATCATAGATCTCTATTAAATCCACAGCGCTATAAAGTACGCGGCACACGTGATTATTAAAGTAGAGTAGATTCATGTAATCGACCATTCTAATGTTTATTTTGCTGTTTGGAACTAGTTGGCCGTTCTTATAGCCCATAAAGATCTATTTCGTAAGTGTCACgtgactgtcggttcaatacCGTACGCAATGAcgtcaaaaaatttgacgaatcggtttaattcgtcaaatttaaattcgtcaaatgtttataagcgcccttaaggtggcgataaagcaatgacgcgcacaagaagccatagcaaatacatatgACGTAACATATCATATACTACGCAATTTGTGGTAAATCAGGCGGGGGCTAATTCGGCGCAGAACCATAATAAACTTACCAAGCGTAAAAACAGCCACgaataacaggtgagttgttagcaaaaacaacaagcagctgctgttacacatttcaggtggaatgtaactcacctttacaacaaattgaCAACCTTGACAACGTGAAAACAAGCgctactaataattattatttgtttcgactcaccttacagcctgttacaaacattatcttttctCTGTAGACACGGGTTGAACAGCCACGAAACCTCGTATGaatggtaagcaatagtgtctgaataattcTACGTATCGGTATATCATATGtccattctatggcttcttcgctTGGTGCTAACGGTGAAACAAGGCTATCATCTGCTTTTAAACGCCATATATTTCGACTTGTAAAtcgcttccacttattgatacgtaggatgattcttgtaatagtatgctttcatcatgtgaagtattggagctaaaacttgaggttattgagagataACGAGTCTTTTGTGGTCCACTAAGTACCACCGATTTCTTGGTTTGAGAGCAGTTCTACGCTTTATACTCTctacgaatgatagattcctgtatgcatagtttatttgtatgcaaaattaagtactagctttcaata
This portion of the Dysidea avara chromosome 12, odDysAvar1.4, whole genome shotgun sequence genome encodes:
- the LOC136239937 gene encoding uncharacterized protein is translated as MEEDVLCVPAVEDAVNNLTSAEAHNYFSKAISGKLQISVDPPVQPKGGSLYIYNLGPDSDKWEQEKKKLRCDQYRWVHVGSYSVKHGGCEFKKKSSTIDLDSVDKKGDNRFRRFEFWGIGQHFMLHYVGDDTLYQGFSHRNSKNNSKSFVRSAPHLKDKILQKDSMKPHRTVYQELVNESSGGPRHAVLTPRDQNQVRNFRKEVDRHTRLSHDAMFNTYHLCHQLKFNNRKGEPLDFIRKFSVHPNVIVQMIGQPIIEELETALKLSTEPVTLHYDTVFNMGDFYLSTLIFKHTMFKNSPVLPFGFLVHTRRYQVDHMQFMEAIRQLSPILASKRIIIVSDREFNFSSVFPLAQQVYCWNHLEQDLHYYLKQKPIELMQQTTETEFDNCWDEFKMEGPFQSKALVRNYFEKNLLPIFKETSSIWVLKSAGVVNPHNGITNNASESMNAVLHRLQNWKQVPLDIICYSLFQMCCYYHREIVRGSHQCGSWQLKDEFLFCQRDPSLMPILPKVVNPDEIVARAKGDIYCQLNNGNETSSTETGYENRNAADVTTNRPPNSQLGLAYQAIQNKQVSLVNSGCWMVMGTDVKVAKESGYILILRAS